In Spirosoma aureum, a single genomic region encodes these proteins:
- a CDS encoding DNA polymerase III subunit, translated as MQFSEIIGHTETKQLLLRAVQTNHLAHALLFDGPMGSANLALALALAQYVNCEDRQQSGEPGMDSCGRCASCIKIQKLVHPDLHMVFPVANLAKGKTSEAYLTDWRKFLLDQPYRALPEWLETVGADNKQGNISAEEARAILQKLSLKAYEGAYKIMLIWLPELMNVTSANALLKVLEEPPAQTLFLLVTNQSDKLLITILSRTQRVAVRAFTDEEVATYLRQHLNLDETTARRTAYLADGNLSVALNLVRNELDQSSDRHTWFADWMRTCYRQDLITLVKQADQFDGFSKEKQKGLLEYSIRLYRDLFLWQQGAGALLRLPDEEMAFVKNFAKILTIKHIEQIVSDLNEATYHLERNARAKMIMLDMSLTFSQLIRP; from the coding sequence ATGCAATTCTCCGAAATCATAGGCCATACCGAAACCAAACAGTTACTGCTGAGGGCCGTTCAGACGAACCACCTTGCCCATGCGTTGCTGTTCGACGGGCCAATGGGTAGCGCCAACCTGGCACTGGCACTGGCGCTGGCTCAATATGTCAATTGCGAAGACAGGCAGCAGTCGGGTGAACCAGGTATGGATTCATGCGGTCGATGCGCATCCTGCATAAAAATCCAGAAGCTCGTGCACCCCGACCTGCACATGGTCTTTCCGGTGGCGAATCTGGCTAAAGGAAAAACGTCGGAAGCCTATCTGACCGATTGGCGAAAATTTCTGCTTGATCAACCCTACCGAGCCCTACCCGAATGGCTCGAAACGGTCGGGGCAGATAATAAGCAGGGTAATATTTCGGCCGAAGAGGCTCGTGCCATTTTGCAGAAGCTATCACTGAAAGCGTACGAAGGTGCTTATAAGATCATGTTGATCTGGCTTCCCGAACTGATGAACGTTACGTCGGCCAATGCCCTGCTGAAAGTATTGGAAGAGCCGCCGGCGCAAACCTTATTTCTCCTCGTTACGAATCAATCCGACAAATTATTAATTACGATTCTGTCGCGAACGCAGCGTGTTGCCGTCCGGGCCTTTACGGATGAGGAAGTTGCTACTTATTTGCGCCAGCACCTGAACCTCGATGAAACAACCGCCCGCCGAACAGCGTATCTGGCCGATGGCAATCTTTCGGTAGCCTTGAATCTGGTCCGTAATGAATTGGATCAGAGTTCAGACCGGCATACCTGGTTTGCCGATTGGATGCGGACCTGCTACCGGCAGGATTTAATCACACTGGTTAAACAAGCCGACCAATTCGACGGTTTCAGCAAGGAAAAACAAAAAGGGTTGCTTGAGTACAGCATCCGACTCTATCGGGACTTATTTTTGTGGCAACAGGGAGCGGGTGCACTGCTTCGCCTGCCCGACGAAGAAATGGCCTTCGTTAAAAATTTCGCCAAAATACTGACCATCAAACACATTGAGCAGATCGTAAGCGATCTGAACGAAGCCACTTATCATCTCGAACGAAACGCCAGAGCCAAAATGATCATGCTGGATATGTCACTCACATTTAGCCAATTGATCAGGCCATAA
- a CDS encoding ATP-dependent zinc protease family protein, with the protein MKLRPKKARVAKPKQVIGMTDLVDFPDLALFDVQAKVDTGAYTSALHCNDVQLVKVDGKIKLSFGLIDKTGEGTRRFYSDEFSQRMIRNSFGVAEKRYVIKTRIVLFGRIIRAEFTLADREQLKNPILLGRKLLRNRFVVDVSQKNLSYTAKTNSRQKASRAVISPQ; encoded by the coding sequence ATGAAACTCCGCCCGAAAAAAGCCCGAGTTGCTAAGCCTAAGCAGGTAATCGGTATGACCGACCTGGTCGATTTCCCGGATCTGGCGCTTTTCGATGTACAGGCGAAAGTAGATACCGGAGCTTATACATCGGCGCTGCACTGCAACGATGTTCAGCTCGTGAAGGTGGACGGAAAAATAAAATTAAGTTTTGGGCTAATTGATAAAACCGGAGAGGGCACAAGACGGTTTTATAGCGACGAGTTCAGCCAGCGGATGATTCGTAATTCCTTCGGAGTAGCCGAAAAGCGATATGTGATTAAGACACGTATCGTCTTGTTTGGGCGCATTATCCGGGCCGAATTTACACTTGCCGACCGCGAACAACTCAAAAACCCGATTCTCCTAGGCCGAAAACTACTTCGTAATCGTTTCGTCGTCGACGTTTCGCAGAAAAATCTGTCTTATACAGCCAAAACCAACTCTCGTCAGAAGGCCAGCAGGGCGGTCATTAGCCCTCAATAA
- the rimK gene encoding 30S ribosomal protein S6--L-glutamate ligase, giving the protein MRIAILSANPNLYSTQRLLDAANQRGHEGVVVNHLNCQVMIEGGKPSVLYEGRELESFDAIVPRIGASVTDYGCAIVRQFEMMKVFTTAKSQAITRSRNKLRSLQILSKAGVGLPKTVFANHPKNGNVTQLIELVGGPPVVIKLLEGTQGIGVVLAETTKAAKSTIEAFYGLKKHVLVQEFVSEAKGSDLRAFVIGGRVVGAMRRQGLDGEFRSNIHRGGNAVAVKLTPDEEQTAIEAARALGLKVAGVDMLPSDRGPLVLEVNSSPGLEGFETATGINVADQIIAYIEDKIRADEGDMVGV; this is encoded by the coding sequence ATGCGTATTGCCATTTTATCGGCCAATCCGAATTTATATTCTACCCAACGGCTCCTTGATGCCGCCAATCAGCGCGGTCACGAAGGTGTTGTGGTAAACCACCTGAACTGTCAGGTGATGATTGAAGGCGGTAAGCCCTCTGTGCTTTATGAAGGCCGAGAGCTGGAATCATTCGATGCCATCGTACCACGTATTGGAGCCTCCGTTACCGATTACGGCTGCGCTATTGTCCGGCAGTTTGAGATGATGAAAGTTTTCACTACAGCCAAGTCGCAGGCCATTACCCGATCACGCAATAAACTCCGGAGTTTACAAATCCTCTCGAAAGCAGGGGTCGGCTTACCCAAAACGGTCTTTGCCAATCATCCCAAAAATGGCAATGTTACGCAGCTCATCGAACTGGTTGGCGGCCCGCCCGTAGTGATCAAACTATTGGAAGGAACACAGGGAATTGGCGTGGTTCTGGCCGAAACGACCAAAGCCGCAAAATCGACCATTGAAGCTTTTTATGGCCTGAAAAAGCATGTTTTAGTCCAGGAATTCGTGTCCGAAGCGAAAGGATCTGACCTCAGAGCCTTTGTGATAGGTGGTCGGGTTGTGGGTGCCATGCGCCGGCAGGGTCTTGACGGAGAATTTCGATCAAATATCCATCGGGGAGGCAATGCCGTAGCCGTAAAACTTACCCCGGATGAAGAACAGACAGCCATAGAGGCAGCCCGCGCGCTTGGCCTGAAAGTAGCCGGAGTCGATATGTTACCGTCCGACCGGGGGCCACTTGTACTCGAAGTTAACTCATCACCAGGATTAGAAGGTTTCGAAACCGCAACCGGTATTAATGTGGCCGATCAGATCATCGCCTATATCGAAGATAAAATCCGGGCCGACGAAGGCGATATGGTTGGTGTTTAG
- a CDS encoding NHL repeat-containing protein, with product MKFASIYIFTLIIGLLLAGCSGKTDSPSPGTTTPPTSTTTTTPPSTTSTTPPSPTATTGAIVTTLAGNGTEGYVDATGSAARFKNPSALVCDKADNIYVVDLNNARIRLVSPAGVVTTLAGNGSVGITDGTGASASFYLAGGGYVCRDASGNMLLSENSTTRASIRQVTPAGIVSTLTSVPIGVGNPLGFYGITTAPNGDLYISDGGAIRLFRNGNLTIFAGGTRGYANGTLSEAQFSNPDALAFDTDGNLYVGDANDCIRKITPAGVVSLLAGQPKVNGNADGKGSAATFSSINSLVVDKQGNLYAADSYLIRKVTPDGTVTTIAGSSPGYVDGAGTAVRFNNARSIAIDSKGILYVADLSNQVIRKIVTQ from the coding sequence ATGAAATTCGCTTCTATCTACATTTTTACACTGATAATAGGTCTGTTGCTGGCAGGTTGTTCAGGGAAAACAGATTCCCCTTCCCCTGGTACGACCACGCCACCCACCTCCACTACAACGACTACGCCCCCTTCGACCACGAGCACAACACCGCCTTCGCCTACCGCCACCACTGGCGCTATCGTTACGACCCTGGCAGGTAATGGCACAGAAGGCTATGTAGATGCAACCGGTTCAGCGGCCCGATTCAAAAATCCATCAGCACTCGTGTGTGATAAGGCTGATAATATCTACGTCGTTGATTTAAATAATGCACGCATTCGGCTTGTGTCGCCAGCGGGAGTTGTAACAACACTGGCTGGTAACGGGAGCGTGGGTATAACCGATGGAACTGGTGCCAGTGCGTCGTTCTATCTGGCGGGTGGAGGTTACGTATGCCGGGATGCATCGGGAAATATGTTGCTGTCGGAAAATAGTACGACTCGCGCATCCATTCGCCAGGTTACCCCGGCAGGTATAGTGAGTACGTTAACAAGTGTGCCAATCGGTGTGGGAAACCCGCTTGGTTTTTATGGAATTACTACCGCTCCGAACGGTGATCTTTACATTTCTGATGGTGGTGCAATTCGACTATTTCGGAACGGTAACCTTACCATTTTTGCGGGCGGCACCCGAGGATATGCCAACGGAACGTTGAGTGAGGCTCAGTTTAGTAATCCTGATGCGCTCGCATTTGATACCGACGGCAATCTGTATGTAGGTGATGCGAATGACTGTATCCGGAAAATTACACCGGCGGGTGTGGTTAGTTTGCTGGCAGGCCAGCCAAAGGTGAACGGTAATGCCGATGGTAAAGGATCGGCCGCTACATTTAGTAGTATAAACAGCTTAGTGGTTGATAAACAGGGTAATTTATATGCGGCCGACAGCTATCTGATTCGGAAGGTTACGCCCGATGGTACGGTCACGACAATTGCAGGCAGTAGTCCGGGCTACGTCGATGGCGCAGGTACAGCGGTCCGGTTTAATAATGCACGATCCATCGCAATAGATAGCAAAGGTATATTGTATGTAGCCGACCTGAGCAACCAGGTCATTCGGAAAATCGTTACTCAGTAA
- a CDS encoding response regulator transcription factor, translated as MTLLLADDHPLLLDGLRSVLADLPDTDLLPAVNNGHQLLDYLHRHPVDMILLDLNMPKTDGLTALKQIRRDFPAIKVIVFTSYNQPQRMREVQALGAMGYLLKTTDAPTLKTAVQQVWSGRPWFPMLQRVVVEPPADAFMQKYQLTKREIEIIQQIVGGLTTKQIADALSLSEFTVNAHRRNIARKLGIDTPVGLVNFAREQGLA; from the coding sequence ATGACGCTACTCCTTGCCGACGACCATCCGCTCCTGCTCGACGGGCTTCGAAGCGTCCTGGCCGATCTGCCCGATACCGATCTGTTACCTGCTGTCAATAACGGACATCAGTTACTGGATTACCTCCACCGGCATCCCGTCGATATGATTCTGTTGGATCTGAATATGCCTAAGACTGATGGATTGACGGCCCTTAAACAGATTCGCCGGGACTTTCCCGCCATTAAGGTCATTGTTTTCACCAGCTACAATCAGCCTCAGCGCATGCGGGAGGTACAGGCACTCGGTGCAATGGGTTATCTGCTTAAAACCACGGATGCCCCAACGCTTAAAACCGCCGTGCAGCAGGTTTGGTCGGGACGGCCGTGGTTTCCAATGCTCCAACGGGTGGTGGTTGAGCCACCTGCCGACGCCTTTATGCAGAAATACCAGCTTACAAAACGGGAAATTGAAATTATTCAGCAGATTGTCGGCGGATTAACAACAAAGCAAATAGCCGATGCTCTCTCGTTAAGTGAGTTTACTGTCAATGCCCATCGGCGTAACATTGCCCGCAAGCTCGGTATCGACACGCCTGTTGGACTGGTCAATTTTGCGCGGGAACAAGGCCTGGCATGA
- a CDS encoding ATP-binding protein — protein MKGWLLIGIGIWWLTGISAWARTYTDAEAHAAWTQLQRQPITEQTFRKTCDLIQDVGQTNLPLAYEWLAQYVSKIQKSVNRRWIHILLINWGKAKESLNHYDEAEPLFRQARQNARGIPLLYCHALTYTVQLYYDWGKPDSLAHYLTLGEQAARSANDRETLALLRDFRGASRIWSDQREAMRADFEEAIRLSADLPDKNALFMARHSLASYYLTNPQQQVMAFDSLLELAKDNSLARNPRFYERTTVYFRSPRPTVLFKLAQLNLLLTDYENAGKFADMVYDELVRPNPKAPMVPYFNAEMAIIRVYQGQIKQASVFVDSSRRQFGGAEAQIPYSGYFLAAGLLAEQDGQLAKAADYYKQSLTKGLTSVSFSRIPLELHYVRALLRTGHYDKARQMLAPLTTAATTNQYSAISLYYYQSLAELNKAQGNYVRYGQALDTYHAIRDSLTSLNQYRAVQQILARVRIRDKEQQIDRLNAENEARTRQLRRERLFYGAIITLAVLTIGLLALYVRNRQIRSRQREALQQSQLEQLEKQRHIDLMQGIIKAEENERLTIADQLHNEVNPLLAVVLLNVSSALETVAPDASTTPKLRKAQDVLTSINSTVRGISHRLTPQLIEQHGFRYAIEELAESVNMSGKVQLHTIVVGFDKALPLPFLSDLYRIVQELVHNVIRHAQATEATVEVIEHDRHVTILVEDNGVGITTNTGGDGQGLQTIRAKVAMRHGQMDVQRKSDGGTLVVIDDLELPENGREADRSAQSVN, from the coding sequence ATGAAAGGTTGGCTACTTATCGGAATTGGAATCTGGTGGCTAACGGGTATCAGCGCCTGGGCTCGTACATATACTGACGCCGAAGCGCATGCCGCCTGGACGCAACTTCAGCGGCAACCGATTACTGAACAGACCTTTCGGAAAACCTGCGACCTGATTCAGGATGTAGGGCAAACGAACTTACCATTGGCTTATGAATGGTTGGCTCAGTATGTGTCGAAAATACAAAAGAGCGTCAATCGACGCTGGATTCATATCCTGCTTATCAATTGGGGAAAAGCTAAAGAATCGCTGAATCACTACGACGAGGCCGAACCTCTGTTTCGGCAGGCTCGCCAGAATGCCCGGGGTATTCCGTTATTATACTGCCATGCTCTGACCTACACCGTTCAGCTTTATTATGACTGGGGTAAGCCCGATTCGCTGGCCCACTATTTAACGCTCGGCGAACAGGCTGCCCGGTCTGCCAATGACCGCGAAACATTAGCCCTTTTGCGCGACTTCCGGGGGGCTTCGCGTATCTGGTCGGACCAACGTGAGGCCATGCGGGCCGATTTCGAAGAAGCGATCCGGCTGTCAGCAGACCTACCTGATAAAAACGCGCTTTTCATGGCTCGTCACAGTCTGGCTTCGTATTACCTGACTAATCCACAGCAACAGGTTATGGCGTTCGACAGCCTGCTCGAACTCGCCAAAGACAACAGTCTTGCCCGGAACCCCCGCTTTTATGAACGTACAACAGTCTATTTCCGCAGCCCTCGTCCGACTGTTCTTTTCAAACTTGCTCAATTAAATCTGTTGCTAACGGATTACGAGAATGCCGGGAAGTTTGCCGATATGGTTTATGACGAACTTGTTCGACCCAATCCTAAGGCGCCAATGGTGCCTTATTTCAACGCCGAAATGGCCATTATCCGGGTTTATCAGGGTCAGATAAAGCAGGCCAGCGTCTTCGTTGATTCGAGTCGTCGGCAGTTTGGCGGAGCGGAGGCCCAAATTCCCTATTCCGGTTATTTTCTGGCGGCCGGCTTGTTGGCTGAACAGGATGGGCAATTGGCGAAAGCCGCTGATTACTATAAACAATCGCTTACAAAGGGATTGACTTCGGTTTCGTTCTCGCGAATTCCTCTCGAGCTTCATTATGTACGTGCTTTACTCCGAACCGGCCATTATGACAAAGCCCGGCAAATGCTGGCTCCTTTGACAACTGCCGCTACAACGAATCAGTATTCGGCCATTAGCTTATACTATTACCAGTCGTTGGCCGAACTCAACAAAGCGCAGGGTAATTACGTCCGTTATGGACAGGCGCTCGATACCTACCATGCCATTCGTGACTCACTAACGAGCCTAAACCAGTATCGGGCAGTACAGCAGATTCTGGCTCGCGTAAGAATTCGGGACAAGGAGCAACAGATCGATCGGCTGAATGCTGAAAATGAAGCCCGAACCCGGCAATTGCGTCGTGAGCGACTATTTTACGGAGCCATTATTACACTGGCTGTTCTGACCATTGGTTTATTGGCATTGTATGTTCGAAACCGGCAGATTCGGTCCCGGCAGCGCGAGGCCCTGCAACAAAGCCAATTGGAACAGCTCGAAAAACAGCGTCATATTGACTTAATGCAAGGCATTATAAAAGCCGAGGAGAACGAGCGACTGACCATTGCCGACCAGTTACACAACGAAGTGAATCCATTACTGGCAGTTGTGTTGCTCAATGTATCGTCGGCGCTGGAAACGGTGGCACCAGATGCATCAACTACTCCAAAACTCCGTAAAGCGCAGGATGTGCTAACGTCCATCAATAGTACCGTACGTGGTATTAGTCATCGACTGACTCCGCAACTTATTGAACAACATGGTTTTAGGTACGCTATCGAGGAGTTGGCCGAAAGTGTCAATATGTCGGGGAAAGTTCAGCTTCATACTATCGTGGTGGGATTTGACAAGGCCTTGCCGTTGCCATTTCTAAGCGATCTCTATCGAATTGTACAGGAATTGGTTCATAACGTGATTCGACACGCTCAGGCTACAGAAGCTACCGTTGAGGTTATTGAACATGATCGGCACGTAACCATTCTGGTGGAAGATAATGGCGTGGGCATAACGACTAACACCGGGGGCGATGGGCAGGGCTTGCAGACGATCCGGGCCAAAGTCGCCATGCGCCACGGTCAGATGGATGTGCAGCGTAAATCGGATGGGGGTACGCTGGTCGTTATTGATGACCTCGAACTGCCTGAAAATGGCAGAGAGGCAGATCGCTCTGCTCAGTCGGTGAATTAG
- a CDS encoding DUF3575 domain-containing protein — protein MKKQGICLILCTLLVGMSIGQAQLLTNRSVVKVNLSGVAIKSYTVQYERLLSRRSSITLSASLSPNAPLPFKQALLDQYGGNDDAKRAIDNTLFTKRIATLEYRFYMAGHAPTGWYIAPFVRYINMDISQDYTYTPSDGILHHAHLDAGFSAGGAGLLLGYQWMFGKRVGLDLWLLGPFYGTKITANFTGEDLLWPSLKPADIVKLKNDIESTDLPLYTVKATLNLPTILAQLQGPYYGVRAFGLALAYSF, from the coding sequence ATGAAAAAGCAAGGTATTTGTCTTATCCTCTGTACGTTACTAGTTGGTATGTCTATCGGGCAGGCACAACTGTTAACGAATCGATCCGTTGTAAAAGTCAACCTGTCGGGTGTGGCCATAAAGAGTTATACCGTCCAGTATGAGCGATTACTTTCCCGACGGAGCTCCATCACGTTGTCGGCCAGTTTATCACCCAATGCCCCGCTTCCTTTCAAACAGGCACTTCTGGATCAGTATGGTGGGAATGATGATGCCAAAAGGGCTATCGACAATACGCTCTTTACGAAACGAATCGCAACACTGGAGTATCGGTTCTATATGGCGGGTCACGCGCCAACGGGTTGGTACATAGCGCCTTTTGTTCGCTACATTAACATGGATATCAGTCAGGATTATACCTACACACCCAGTGATGGTATTCTACACCATGCTCATCTTGATGCCGGATTCAGTGCAGGTGGGGCGGGTCTGTTATTGGGCTATCAATGGATGTTTGGTAAACGGGTAGGGCTCGATTTGTGGCTGTTAGGACCTTTTTACGGAACAAAAATTACGGCCAATTTTACGGGGGAGGATCTACTTTGGCCAAGTTTAAAACCCGCTGATATCGTAAAACTGAAGAACGATATTGAAAGTACAGATCTGCCACTTTATACAGTTAAAGCCACCCTGAATTTACCGACTATTCTGGCTCAGTTGCAGGGCCCTTATTATGGTGTTCGCGCCTTTGGATTGGCGCTGGCTTACAGTTTTTGA